One Brassica oleracea var. oleracea cultivar TO1000 chromosome C7, BOL, whole genome shotgun sequence genomic window carries:
- the LOC106304146 gene encoding serine/threonine-protein kinase-like protein ACR4, whose translation MDKSEEIAYASVLSILSLFLLILLIFLLLLCRKKPIRSDESLLPKTKPAGTTYPLTELDSATDGFSQRRIIGSGRLGTVYAAVIPSHKNLVAVKRIHPGLVLSKPGSGFTTVLKTLSSALHPNVVSILGFSEAPGERIVVTEFVGEAKSLSDHLHGDSDIESAVANTVFDWRKRFRAAAGAARGLEYLHEIVNPRVVHGRFTSSNVLLDEKFMAKVSDYGFAFLIPRENSEVSWYVEEGYCKESDVYGFGVVLLEILSGRRSENGSIVKWATPLIKEQRFAELLDPRLVVQSEIKCLVIRLAKVALACVGNSRRSRPSVSEVAAILNSLEREGGGI comes from the coding sequence ATGGACAAGTCTGAAGAAATCGCTTACGCTTCTGTTCTGTCTATTCTCTCACTCTTTCTTCTAATCCTCCTCATCTTCCTCCTCTTACTATGCAGAAAGAAACCAATCCGGTCCGATGAATCTCTCCTTCCAAAAACCAAACCAGCGGGAACCACTTACCCTTTAACCGAATTAGATTCAGCAACCGACGGATTTAGCCAGCGACGAATCATCGGTAGTGGTCGGTTAGGAACGGTTTACGCTGCGGTTATCCCATCCCACAAAAACCTCGTCGCGGTCAAAAGAATACACCCCGGTTTGGTTTTAAGCAAACCGGGTTCCGGTTTCACCACGGTTCTCAAAACGCTTTCTTCCGCTCTCCACCCCAACGTGGTCTCGATCTTAGGCTTCTCGGAAGCTCCCGGCGAGAGGATCGTCGTCACAGAATTCGTCGGAGAAGCGAAAAGCTTGAGCGATCACTTACACGGAGACTCCGATATCGAATCGGCGGTTGCTAATACCGTTTTCGACTGGCGTAAACGTTTCAGAGCCGCGGCGGGAGCGGCGAGAGGCTTGGAGTATTTGCACGAGATCGTAAACCCTAGAGTCGTCCACGGGCGCTTCACGTCTTCGAATGTACTCTTGGATGAGAAGTTCATGGCGAAGGTTTCAGATTACGGATTCGCGTTTTTGATTCCGCGCGAGAACTCTGAGGTTTCTTGGTACGTTGAGGAAGGGTACTGCAAAGAGAGCGATGTGTACGGATTCGGCGTCGTTTTGCTTGAGATTCTGAGTGGGAGAAGAAGCGAGAACGGGTCGATCGTGAAATGGGCGACGCCGTTGATCAAAGAACAGAGATTCGCTGAGCTTTTGGATCCGAGGCTTGTTGTTCAGAGTGAGATCAAGTGTTTGGTGATAAGATTAGCGAAGGTTGCTTTGGCTTGCGTCGGAAATTCGCGGAGGAGTCGGCCGTCGGTTTCTGAGGTGGCGGCGATTTTGAACAGTTTGGAGAGAGAAGGAGGGGGGATTTGA